The Streptomyces sp. NBC_00224 genome contains the following window.
CGCGCGCAGGATCGTCGACGAGCGCTTGGCGTCCACGCCCGCGCGGTGCCACTCCCAGGACGGGATCAGGGCCCAGGTCCTGGGGTCGGGCATCACGTACATCCGCTCCGGCATACGGTCGCCGGCCGGGCCCGGGGCGGGCTCGCCGTACTTGCGCACCAGCAGCCGCCAGGCGCGGTACGCCTCGTCGGCGGTGACCTTCTGCTCCAGGATCGACGGGATCAGCGACTCCAGGACCAGGCCGGTCCTCGTCAGCCGCAGACCCGGGCGGCGCCGGGCGGACTCGGCGAGGAGGCGGTGGCGGGGGGCGAACTCCTCGGGGGCGTCCGCGTCCCCGAGGAGCCCCGGGAGGTGCGCGAGCAGCCACTCGGCGCCCGGCCCCCACGCCTCGGCCTCCGCCCGGCCCTCGCGGAGCGCGACGCGGAGGGTGCCGGGGCCGTCGGGGGTGCGGGAGGCTCGCCACACCGAGCCGTCCGGGGTGGTGCGGAAGGTGGGGTCGGCGGGGCCCCTTCGCAGGGGGCCCAGGACCAGGCCGAGGTCCAGGGGGCCGGGTGGGGTGTAGTGGCGGGCGGCGGTGTTGTGGGCGGGGTGGGTGGGGGGTGGGGGTACGTGGAGGTGGCCGCCTCGCACGGTGGTGCGGGTGGGGGTACGGGGGTTGAAGCGGCCGGCCATGCTTCCGAGACTACTGGGCCCTTTTCCCCACCCCGCCCCTTCCCGTAAGCCCTCTGGCGGGCGGCCGGGGGCTACGCCCCTGGACCCGTGCTCGGCTGCGGGCCGGTGGGGGCTGGTCGCGCAGTTCCCCGCGCCCCTTAGGTGACTCCGGCGTTTACGGGGCCCGGGGCGAAGCCCCGAAGCGAGGTTCGGGTGCCTACTCGTCCGATGAGAAGCGGAGCGCTGCCCCCGGGATTGTTGCGTCGCACCACACCCGTACCCCTTCGCGGAGCTCGTTGTCCGGGCCCACCCTCGCGCCGTCGCCCACCACCGCCCCCGCCAGCACGCAGCGCGCCCCGATGACCGCGCCCGCGCCGATCAGCGAGTCCGTGATCACCGCGCCGGGCTCGACCACCGCGCCCGCCAGGACCGTGCTGCCGGTGATGCGGGCGCCCGCGCCGATCACAGCGCGCTCCCCGACCACCGTCCCGCCGGTGAGCTTCGCGTCCGGGGCCACGGAGGCGCCCGGCAGGACGAGGCGGTCGCCGCAGCGGCCCGGGACCGCCGGGGACGGGGCCCTGCCCTGGACCAGGTCGGCCGAGCCCCGGACGAAGGCCTGCGGGGTGCCCAGGTCCAGCCAGTAGGTGGAGTCCACCATTCCTTGGAGATGGGCGCCCGCCGACAGCAGGCCCGGGAAGGTCTCTCGTTCCACCGACACCGGACGGCCCGCCGGGATCGAGTCGATCACCGAGCGGCGGAAGACGTACGCCCCCGCGTTGATCTGGTCGGTGACGATCTCCTCCGGGGTCTGGGGCTTCTCCAGGAACGCCTGGACCCGGCCGTCCGCATCGGTGGGGACCAGGCCGAACGCCCTGGGGTCGGGCACGCGCGTCAGGTGGAGGGAGACGTCCGCGCCCGAGGACGAGTGCGTCTCGACCAGGGCCCTGATGTCCAGGCCCGTCAGGATGTCGCCGTTGAAGATCAGCACGGGGTCGTCCGGCCCCGAGCGCAGCCGCGACGCCACGTTCCTGATCGCGCCGCCGGTGCCCAGCGGCTCCTCCTCCGTCACGTACTCCAGGTGCAGCCCGAGCTCCGAGCCGTCGCCGAAGTACGGTTCGAAGACCTCGGCCAGATAGGACGTCGCCAGCACGATGTGCTCCACGCCCGCCGCCCGCGCCCGGGCCAGCTGGTGGGTGAGGA
Protein-coding sequences here:
- a CDS encoding DNA-3-methyladenine glycosylase; amino-acid sequence: MAGRFNPRTPTRTTVRGGHLHVPPPPTHPAHNTAARHYTPPGPLDLGLVLGPLRRGPADPTFRTTPDGSVWRASRTPDGPGTLRVALREGRAEAEAWGPGAEWLLAHLPGLLGDADAPEEFAPRHRLLAESARRRPGLRLTRTGLVLESLIPSILEQKVTADEAYRAWRLLVRKYGEPAPGPAGDRMPERMYVMPDPRTWALIPSWEWHRAGVDAKRSSTILRAVRVARRLEEAAALPPQEAAARLHLVPGIGPWTSAETLQRAMGAPDLVTVGDLHLPGIIGYALAGDRTADDAAMLELLAPYAGQRHRATRLILLSGRTPPRRAPRMSPRDFGAL
- a CDS encoding sugar phosphate nucleotidyltransferase, with the translated sequence MTEAILLVGGKGTRLRPLTVHTPKPMIPAAGVPFLTHQLARARAAGVEHIVLATSYLAEVFEPYFGDGSELGLHLEYVTEEEPLGTGGAIRNVASRLRSGPDDPVLIFNGDILTGLDIRALVETHSSSGADVSLHLTRVPDPRAFGLVPTDADGRVQAFLEKPQTPEEIVTDQINAGAYVFRRSVIDSIPAGRPVSVERETFPGLLSAGAHLQGMVDSTYWLDLGTPQAFVRGSADLVQGRAPSPAVPGRCGDRLVLPGASVAPDAKLTGGTVVGERAVIGAGARITGSTVLAGAVVEPGAVITDSLIGAGAVIGARCVLAGAVVGDGARVGPDNELREGVRVWCDATIPGAALRFSSDE